One segment of Macrotis lagotis isolate mMagLag1 chromosome 1, bilby.v1.9.chrom.fasta, whole genome shotgun sequence DNA contains the following:
- the LOC141489134 gene encoding olfactory receptor 51F2-like produces the protein MSTFNSSTLQHLTFLLTGIPGMNAAQGWISIPFCILYSIALTGNSMILFVVIHERSLHEPMYYFLSMLSATDLGLSVCTLSTTLGVLWFDAREISLDACMAQMFFLHSFTFMESGVLLAMAFDRFIAICNPLRYANILTKTRIIHIGLAVGVRVIAVITPMVLLVKRLSFCQGKVLSHSYCYHIDFIKLSCTDNQINNIMGLFVLFSTSGIDCPCILISYVLIIHSVLSIASREERKKAFNTCISHISAVAIFFIPLISLSLVHRYSHNVPPFVHTMMANIFLLIPPVLNPIIYSVKTKQIRRAIIKVFHRMGTRV, from the coding sequence ATGTCAACTTTCAATAGCAGTACTTTGCAGCATCTGACCTTCCTTCTGACAGGCATTCCTGGAATGAATGCTGCCCAAGGCTGGATCTCTATTCCCTTTTGTATCCTTTATAGTATTGCCCTCACAGGAAATAGCATGATTTTATTTGTAGTAATCCATGAAAGGAGTCTCCATGAGCCCATGTACTATTTCCTCTCCATGTTGTCAGCCACTGACTTGGGTTTGTCTGTCTGCACACTCTCTACCACACTGGGAGTTTTGTGGTTTGATGCCCGAGAGATCAGTCTTGATGCCTGCATGGCCCAGATGTTTTTCCTTCACAGTTTCACCTTCATGGAATCTGGTGTGCTGCTGGCCATGGCCTTTGACCGTTTCATTGCTATCTGTAATCCTCTCAGGTATGCTAACATCCTCACCAAAACCAGAATTATCCATATTGGCTTGGCAGTGGGAGTGAGAGTAATTGCAGTCATTACACCTATGGTGTTACTTGTCAAGAGGCTATCATTCTGCCAAGGAAAAGTTCTTTCCCACTCCTACTGTTACCATATTGATTTCATCAAGTTGTCATGTACAGATAATCAGATCAATAACATCATGGGATTGTTTGTTCTCTTTTCAACATCAGGAATTGACTGTCCATGCATCCTTATTTCCTATGTCCTGATAATTCATTCAGTGCTGAGCATTGCATCCCGCGAGGAACGGAAAAAGGCGTTCAACACGTGCATTTCTCATATTAGTGCTGtagctatttttttcattcctctcATTAGTTTATCTCTAGTGCATCGTTATAGTCACAATGTCCCCCCATTTGTGCACACCATGATGGCGAATATCTTTCTCCTCATCCCTCctgtacttaaccccattatatACAGTGTGAAGACCAAACAGATAAGAAGGGCTATCATAAAGGTTTTCCATAGGATGGGGACTAGGGTTTAA
- the LOC141489138 gene encoding olfactory receptor 52R1-like — translation MSSSGNRSFHPTSFILLGIPGLEKSQFWIAFPFCAMYILALMGNIAILHVVRIDHTLHEPMYIFLAMLAFTDLVLSSSTLPKMLGIFWFGSCEIEYHACLTQVFFIHAFSSVESGVLMAMALDRYVAICFPLRHSTILSTSVVAKLGVSVMVRGMLWVSPFCFMVTWKPFCPNRIIPQSYCEHMAVLKLVCADTRANRRYGLFVAFSVVGFDIIIIAVSYIMILRTVLRLPSGDARIKAFGTCASHICVILAFYIPALFTFLTHRFGHQVPRVVHVMLANLYLLVPPMLNPIIYGVNTKQIRERVAHAFC, via the coding sequence ATGTCATCTTCTGGGAATAGATCTTTCCATCCTACATCCTTTATCCTGCTTGGAATTCCAGGATTGGAGAAATCTCAATTTTGGATTGCTTTTCCATTTTGTGCCATGTATATTTTGGCTCTGATGGGAAATATAGCTATTCTCCATGTGGTACGTATAGACCATACTCTCCATGAacctatgtatatttttctgGCTATGCTAGCTTTCACTGACTTAGTTTTGTCTTCTTCTACCCTTCCCAAAATGTTGGGAATTTTCTGGTTTGGTTCTTGTGAGATTGAGTATCATGCCTGCCTTACCCAAGTCTTTTTCATTCATGCCTTCTCTTCTGTGGAGTCTGGTGTTCTCATGGCAATGGCCCTGGATCGTTATGTGGCCATCTGTTTCCCACTCCGCCATTCAACCATTCTGTCTACTTCAGTGGTGGCCAAACTAGGTGTGTCAGTGATGGTAAGAGGTATGCTGTGGGTGAGCCCCTTTTGTTTTATGGTCACCTGGAAACCCTTTTGTCCTAACAGAATCATCCCCCAGTCATATTGTGAGCATATGGCTGTGCTGAAACTTGTATGTGCAGACACCAGAGCAAATCGTAGATATGGGCTTTTTGTGGCCTTCTCTGTGGTTGGCTTTGACATCATAATCATTGCTGTGTCCTACATTATGATCCTTCGGACTGTGCTGCGATTACCATCAGGAGATGCTAGAATTAAAGCATTTGGAACATGTGCCTCTCATATTTGTGTTATTCTGGCCTTCTATATTCCTGCCCTCTTTACATTTCTTACCCATCGCTTTGGCCATCAGGTTCCTCGGGTGGTCCATGTAATGTTAGCAAACCTCTACCTTTTGGTGCCTCCCATGCTCAATCCCATCATCTATGGTGTGAATACCAAGCAGATCCGGGAAAGGGTAGCTCATGCCTTTTGCTAG